TCGTTGGAATAGGATATAGAGTAGGATATTTGTCTAAAACACTGCATGGATGTTTAtcaatttaattttctatttgaaGTATTCTCCATTGGCTGACattgttattttttcttcactcaTCTATATAATCATTTGGTAGGAGGTGATCATTATTGCCACCCGAAGGATCTTGAGACCTCCAAAGAAGGGCTCTGCTGTTCAGCGACCTCGCAGCCGTACACTAACTGCTGTGCATGATGCCATGCTGGAGGATGTTGTTTACCCTGGAGAGATTATTGGGAAACGTATCAGATACCGTATTGATGGGTCCAAAATAATCAAGGTATAAGCTGTTCCAGTGTTCGTTTTACGGTACTGTAACAAGTTAGTGATTTTGGACTGAGTTCCGTATTGATCCTACTGTTTTGGTAGTGTGGTTCCATAACGTGCTTCTACTTGCTTTTTCCTAACATTTTGGTATGTGGATTTTGGCAGATTTACCTGGATTCGAAGGAGCGGAACAACACTGAGTATAAGCTTGAGACATTTGCAGGAGTTTACCGGAAGCTTTCGGGGAAAGATGTTGTGTTCGAATACCCAATTACCACCGAGGCATAAAAATACCGATGATACTCCATTATCATGAATCTCTAGCTGCTATGTTTCTTtattgaattgaaattttgacCGTGCATTTGGATTCAGCACTTTTTGGTTCACGAAGCGTGATAGATGGTCTCATCCCCTGAAATTTGAGACTATGTTCTTGTAGAAGactcaaatttttttctcaaaaagtgaATTTGCTTAGTCTTTTTGGTGCTGAAGTGTCATTTTCAAAGCCGAATTAGTTTGACTGCATTGGTTGCTCGGGCTTTAGGACCAGCTCATTAATCTCTTGTGACCAATGAGGCTTTAGCTGCCATTAtgatagggtaatttacagtgcatAATATTAAATTATGTTTGTACCCTATTTGTCGGAAGTCTTTGTTAAGTGAGGATTTGAATTGACATATTACCCTTTTGTCTAAAACACGAAGTCAATTTAGAGGTTCAAGCCTGAGCTCCCAAGAACTCTGATATATgagataaaaggaaaaaaatgaaggcTCCCCATAAATAAAGCCCTTGTTTACTTTCTGTCTCTCGCATGGGCTCGACTCTGATATATGGGATTTGCTTTATCGTATTAGACTACTTGTCTTCTTGTAGTTGGATCTCCAAGTTTTTGGAATGCTCCAAATTCTACTTGAGCATCCAAATTTGNNNNNNNNNNNNNNNNNNNNGTAAGGAGGCACCCCTTCTCCTGAAGTTACGGGGCTATGGTTTAAAGTCATTCATTgacttctttctctttctttctcttccttttttttatttcttcacaagtttTTCAGACGAGGAGAGAAATTAAAGCGATAGAGACAAATACTTAGAAATCTAGCAACAAAACTAGATTAAATTCAATCAAAGTATACCCATAAGATTTGAACAAAAACGATTGGAGATCACTCAATAGCTCAGACCCATAAATAAGAGTATTATTATTCAACAAGAAATAGTGGAACATTTGATAAGGATGAAGAGATGGATAAAAATCAGTTTGATACAACCCCTTCTCAAACaatgatttctttttctttctttttttactttttcctttGGGTATTGGGTCATACAATGGAATTAAGAATCAAATTTGTTGGGTTGACCCACACAATCTTCGCATTGCAACTACCCTACTGAGCAAAGGCATTTGAGGCTGCATTGCTACCGGTGGCACCACCGCTTTGAAGGAGGAGGTTGTTGTGGATTTGGTGGTTGTTGTCAAAGTTGGAAGGAGGGTGGTAGTACATCTTGCCGTCTGAGGACAGTGAGAGTTGAAACGACCAACGATCCTCACCCctaaatccaatatctccacaTACTTTCCCATCTCTATCTTCCCTTCCTCTATCTCTATCACTTTAATTTCTCTTCTTGGTTTtttgatttggggaagaagaagaatgataagGGCATACTTGGTAGTTTATTTATTACGagagtattttggtatttaaaaaaaaataaccagcAGATGTCAACATTTAAGATATATTCCCTAACAGAGACTAATGGTAGGGGTACGAGCGTAATTTGATATTATGCAgtggtgtctctctaatagtggcattctctaggggttgACGCTATAAATTACTCTTTATATTATGGGTAAATTAAAAAGATGCTTAGACATCGGGTGTAGTTGGGGAAAACTTGTGAGGTTCAAAGTCTCCAAAATCTGTTTCTTTGATGCAAACCTTTTTGACTCTGATTGTTGGGAAATTAAAGAGAATGAAAgtgaatttttataatttaaataataggtttttgtaatcattaatCATTACATAGCATGGGTATGGTTATACAATAGAGAAAAGAATGCCTTGACACCAGTAGGAGGCCAAGTGATAGTGCTTACTCCCTCTCTTCCATGAATTATTTAAATTTGGGCAAGAGATTGTTACCTGAATGGTGAATGAGCCAATGGATGTAAAAGTTTTTCATTGAATTTAATTTCCCTTTTGTTTAGGTAATTGAATGTCTGATCTCATCAATTTAGCCCCACGGATTGAGATTATGTACTTTGTGTAGAGGAATTAATGGATCGCATTCCTCTTGCCAAACCATTCCCTTAAAATTTACCAACCTAAAGCAAACCCCCTGCGACCTCTACTGCTCCACAAAGTTGGAATTATTGTTTTAATGATTCAAGTTATTAGAAGTTTTGGATATCGTGGTCAGCTGGTTTTGGCTACCACCGGAAGTAAGTTGTGGCGTGAAGTAGGAACCCTTAATGAGTTCAGATATATCTCtcccttttatattttaatCAAAGGGTATAGAAACAATCTCACCCTATCGTAGAGTTATTTAGGTtatgaggaaattacactcccctcccctgagaTTTGATCTAATATCAATCTCCTCACCTCTACTTTGAATTCTATCACCACCCTCCCCTGAACTTTCAAGATTCTCACCTCCGTCACCTATTTGGTGAGCCCTGTTAAATGGTAGGTTAAAATAACAGATTTACCCCTTAACAGATTTCAAACACCAAATATAACAGATGAAAGGGCAATAATACCCTCATCTTTATTAATTCACCTGAAATAGCCTATTCGATCGGATTTAGGGCTTGGAAGATATTTGGGAGCTGCGACCAGAGTCAAACTGAGTTTGACAACAACTACATTCACGGAGGCAACTGTGACCTGTGCTAGATAAGGGCAACCGACCAAGATCCCGCGACCTGTGCAAGGTAGTGGCAACTGACCAAGAGGCTCCCATGTCCCGTACGAGCTAGTGGCAGTCGAACAGAGGTCGCCGTAGGTAGTGGCAACTGGCAACCGAACAGAGGTCGCTGCAGGTAGTAGCAACCAACCAGAAGTCGCCGCGAGTATTGGCAGCCACGACCTGAGTGTGGCATTTGCTGCACACCTGAAATGATTGAAGCTTGCTGGGCTTTTTGAAACAGGTTTCTCATTTCCCCTTCTGTGTTGCTTGCTTAAGGTTTGTTAGAATGAAACAATGCCCATTCATTCCCTGCAGAACTGGTACATTCCCTGTAAACTGGTACATTTTCATTGTTGGACCAAGGTTTGCTCTGTATTTCTATACTTAATTTACCATTTTAATTCTTATTATATTTACTTCAACTACTGACTTGGGAGTGTTATTGTGTAAATTTGGCAGCTTAATGTCTATATCAAGTGTTAATTGCAACAGTGCTAATCTACTGAAGTATAGAAGCGTAAAATGTAGATGCAATCGAAAAGCCGCCATTAGGGTCTCTAAGACGGTCGATAATCCAAGCAGACTCTTTTACACATGTCCTGATTTTAATGGTTGTAACTATTTCAAATGGTGTGATCCCATTAATATACCAACAACAAAGCCACTGGCCATAAAATGTGAAGACTTGCATGAGGAAGTACACGGACTGCAAACTGATTTACAGGCTTTGCGAGAAGAGGTGCGGGGATTGAAAGCGATATCTTGAAGGTTGCAAGATGAATTGGGAACTAGGAATATTAGATTGGAATAAGTAGAAAGCATAGTTGGATCAATGAAGCATGTTTGTCAGTTTGTATTAGTGTTCTTTGTTGGTGTATTTGTAGCATGTTTTATGAGCATGAAGTTATGAAAACCTTTAATACATGAGGTCCTAAATACATTTGGACAGATGTAACCTAGTTTCTATATCAGTAATGAAATGGTTTTCCAGCTGTATCTCTTTTCTCATACCAaatctaattttcaattcaaagTAGGAGAACAATTCCAATAgtcctctaaaaaaaaatttggtagcATTCCACTACTAAAAAGTCCATTATATATACCTacttaaatgaaaaataaacatGCTATTGACCATAACTGTGCTAGAATAACCACATCtaatttcaagttcaagtacATCCACCATCAAAATAACATCATccataaaacattaaaaagaaCTCATAATCGAGAAACTTTTTCCACATCAAAATAACCATTAAATCCAactaacattaaaaaaaaaagagtaccaTCCATAAAACATCATCCATACCTAATTGTACTTAGTTAAGACCAAATCCCAAGCACCCTTGCTATCCTCTCATGTCCTACTGTTCAATTCTTCTTACTACTTTCTGTCTTCTTTGCATTCTTCCTTGCTTTCCTTTTATTCTCTTTAGCTTTCAATTGGGCTTTAATCTTGGTCTGTACATTCTCATCAACTATGCAGCTTGAAGAAGCCTGTGAAGATCTTGTTTGTATTTCAGACAAGTTGCTCTCAAGTTCACTTCCACTCATTTCATTTCTCTACACAAGCATGAAAATGAGTATTAGTACACTGTAAATAAACGTGGTAGTGggtttttattgaaaattttttgcttaCCTTCACTTTAGAAGAAGACTTTTTACTCTGAACTAAAGGTCCTGTGCAAGTGCAGATGTTATATCCTTCACCTTTGCATCTTTCACATGTAAGACCTGAAGACCTTTTCCTAAATTCTCCGGATGGTCCTTCACCAGGTTCTTTCTTCCTAACTGTgttcggtcttcctactaaccTCTTCAAGGGTGGAGGCTGAACAATGCTCATAGGATGTTCTTCTGGTAACTCATCCAAATCAGGAAGTGGATGAATTATGTCTCTATATACTTCCAAATATTTTTGTACACTGTATTATTCATCACAATAAGTTTTCAAGTCTTTCCTCTTGTTTTCAATACAGGCAGCCGCATGCTTACATGGTAGACCTGTAGCATCCTGGATTTTGCATCCACAAGAACGTTTCTTCAAATCAACTACTGATCTATAATTGCAATATGTTACTTCAAACTCATCTAATCCAGATGCAAGTACTATACACCATCTAGATTCAGTCCTTATAACAGTCAACATCTTTTGAATCCTTGGCGTGATATTCCCTGTATAGATACAACACATCCGATATCTTGGTTCCACCACTTCAAGTAGCTGCTTCCTTAtctcattaattaaaataagaatgTGTTTACTCTTAACAGATGAAATCCACTGATTAAATGATTCTGTCATATTATTTGTTATGTGGTCGCTCTTGCATCTAAAATCAAACGCATGTCTGAACCACATTTTTGGTGGATTTTTAAGCAACCAATCATGAACATCTTTATTAATGGCCTTCGTTTCATTCATTTCCTTCTCAAACATGAATGGAGTAGATGCCTTAGTTGTTGACCAAAACAACCTTCTAAGTAACACCCCATGATAGGTGCCCTGAAAGTTCTGATAAAGATGCCTACAACACCATCTATGCTGACATTGTGAAAATGTTGATTGGATGGCCTAACATAGACCCTGGTTAATACAAACAAGAATTGGGATAAGGTCATGATGGTTGAATAGCAAATATTAAATATAAGATGAGTATAATtaaatgttaaaaaataaaagttaaagAGGGACAAGAAATATACCTTCTCTCTGTCAGACATAAATGTGATGGGTATGTCATCAATGACAGTGTAAAGAGTAGCATATAGATTGGTTAAGAAAAATAGCCAATTATCTTTATATTCATACTCAACAATAGCATAAGCTATAGGGAACAATCCTCTATTTCCATCTATAGCTATAGCAGATAAAAGAACCCCTCCAAACATACCCTTGAGTTGACAACCATCAACCCCAATGAATGGCCTGCAACCCTTCAGAAAACCATTTATACATGCTTTGAAGTATACAAACACTCTCTCAAATATAGGAGGATCTGACATGACCTTCCTCTCATGAAATTGTAGCTTAAATAGGCTCCCCTGATTTCTTTCCCTTAGTATCTCACCATAACTGGGCAGCTTAGCAAATGAGTTGGCATTACTCTCTTCATTGACCCCAATGACTATCTTTTTTGCTCTATACAATGTAATATAGGGGATCTtaacttgaaaattttccatgAAGTAGGCAGCCATTGCACTTGTTTTCATATCTGGATCTGCCTTTAATTGAGTAGCAAGATGAGAAGCAATCCAAATGGATATaatgtctttattttcctttgctCGAGAACATCGATGCTCCTTACACATTGACTTAATCATATATGTAATTTCACCATCAGCAGGTGAAGCATGGATCCTCCAAGTACATCTAGGTGCTGCATACACAACAGTAACCCTTGACTTCTCATTTTTACGTCTCAAGATTGCAAAACCTTACTGGATAGCATAGTATTTGAGAACTTCTCTATAGTGATTtacatcatcaaaaaccatGTCAACAGctaaattaattttttcatcTTCAGAATATTTCATCTTATCAAGGTAGGCTCCATAATACTCATCTGAGTCATAATTATCAAGTTACCTGACTTAATTCcaatttcttcctctccttcagaAAATGACATGTCTTCATCTTCAAGGTCCAAATTGACATCAGTCCCTTCAATGCTACTATCATCATCAATTGCTTCATTCCAATCCACATCATTATCAACAACTGTAGCTCCATTGCTCCCTAGAGGTGTCTCACCAGCCATGTTGTAAGTGAAATCACTTGGACTTGCTGTGTTCACTTTTTCAAAACCTTTATTCATACTGTTCATCTTGTAAGCAACATCATTTGTTGCTGTAGTATTCACTGCCCTAGTCCTCATAATATCACCACCCCTTCGAACTTGATGCTTTTCTATACTAACCCCAGATGTCTAAGTTTGCTGTAGTACACTACCAATCCCATATTGACTTTGTTGGATATCAGTACCAACTCCACACTGACTCTACTTAACATTATCTCCAAATCCACTCTGACTTTGTTGTATGATACTATCTGCCTCCATATTTTTTTCACCCTCCCGAACAATCAATTTTTCAGGGAAGCCATTAATTGTATAATTGAATCTTGGGTGCTCCTCATAATGAAGGTCATAGACATATAAGTTAATCATATCCAGTTGTTCACATAATGGAAACATCTCTAGCAAAGTTGAATCATGAACAATTTCCATATCCAAATTGTTTGGAAGTATACACTTCACCTTGAATGTCACCGTGTGCCCTATGGGGACATGCCTGATCATTGTGTTGTATATGTCATAAACCATTTCCCTGTAACTATATCTGTCAAGGTCAACCAATGTGACTCCCAAGGTATGCACGTAGTAATGGTAACATATTTGCACCCTTATTTCCATTATGGAAGATGTCCTGACTGTAAATAAATGTAGATAAGCAGCCAATGTCACAAACAAAAGTCACCAACATAGGTAAAAAGGATTTCATTGTGAACAATCCTAACATTCACTGCATATAATTAACAGGAAAACTCTAAACGAAAATCAATATGGACAATATACACTAAGTTAAACACTTAGCAGCAAAAATCAATAGGAAATGTGAAACTCTcgttccaaatcaaaaggaaaaaaaatcaaactacaGTTGGGCATCACAGTAAGAAAAAACTCCTAAAAAACAACCGATTGAACATCCAGAAGCAACACAGTAAGAATAAATCTACTAAAAAACCTACTTTGTATAACCGATTAAACACCCAGTTAGCAAACCCCATCATGAAGCAGCACAGTAAGAATAAATTTACTAAAAGCATACTTTGAACCCCCAGATAGAAAACCCCTCATGAATCAACAATATAGTACCTATGTTCAGCTGATTTCTCTGTTCAGTTTCAAGCTCACCTCTTCTCTCCTTCGATTGCAGGCATGGCGTATGAACAACCACACTCTTCTAGCGACCACACGAACATGAAACCCTTTGAAACCCTTCCTATGTCTTTTCTGCTTCGGGGGATAGAAAGAGACAGCGGGAGATAGTGGGGAGAGTGAGCAAGGGAGATGAGACGTAGCTCTTGGTTTCTCTGTTCTCCTCTGATTGCAAGTGAGGTGCACGAATGTGAAACACTTTGCAATCGCTCGACTTATTCTAATCTATTGCTTCATAACCCAAGAACATCaactaagggtattttaggaaacTAATAAAATATAAGGGCAATATAGGTATTAGAATTCAACTGTGAAGCTAATGTAATCACTTAACAATGATAATTCACGTTTAGGTGACGGAAGTGAGAATCTTGAAAGTTTAGGGGAGGGTGGTGATAGAATTCAAAGTAGAGGGGAGGAGATTGATATTAGGTCAAAcctcaggggaggggagtgtaatttcctcttctGTTATTAAATAGTTTAGTATTagatgatgtcatcacttaataAATACAATTTAGGGATAAACACTAATCGACTGGAACTGCTTTTTAGAATCTTCCAAACGTAGGAGAGGGGGGAATGTACttgttgaaaaaattatttatttttttggttactTTATCCTATTAAGTGTTGTTGGTCAATGGCCGGCCTACTGGGCATTAGTAGGGCCAATGACAACTTACTTTACATACACATCCACACACACTATCTGTATGACAGGGTTCAATCTCACAACCTCCTCCCTTGGGTGTCGGATCTTTCAAGTCGAAGctgccaccactaggctatcctagtatTCATCCAGATGTAATAAAGCCATAGTAGGGGGGCGTAATTATCCCCTTTTTTAATATgcaaaataaatgaatttaatAACCAAGTATTAGAGTGATATGGATTTACTGGTATAATCATGTGGAGTATTATtgattataattttttgggaaaatgaacACTCCTTGGTGCACCCTTGCTTAGACATAGATGCCTCTACCCTTGTGAAACTCAAAAACATTGCTATTGTTGCCCATGTGCAGCCTCCTTGTTGAATCttgctttcttttctcctaatttattttaaggtttgaaaatttttctttaattttccttggGCTCTGTTTGTTTCAGCACTTTTCAAATGTATAATTTTACATCAAAAATTTTTCTtgttaaaatatttttcaacattTGTTTGCTAGAGGAAAAATACGATGTAAAATATTACCATAATATTTTCCTGTTACCAATAGAAAAATTATGAtgtaaaagaaagtaaaatgaaGATGCGTTCACTCGATCTACTTAAGTTCAGATTCAAAGAAACACAGAAAGAGACAAGGACACTAGCCCATCAAGTATAAAGGCACTTTACAGTCAGTAATAACAAACATAAACCGACGCCCACGTACACACACTTCCAcatagaaaagagagagagagagagagagagagagagagagagagagagagagccaagcAATACCATGAATAATTGCTGACCAAACCAATATATCCTTCTTGTCTTTAAACTGCCTTATAGAAGCACCTAATTCATTTATCAACCCATTTAAGATCTCTCTTACCCATTTTGTCAAGCAGTTTCTGAGCATGTCGAGCACTACTGAGCTTCATGTAACTATAGAATTTTGAACAAGAAANNNNNNNNNNNNNNNNNNNNNNNNNNNNNNNNNNNNNNNNNNNNNNNNNNNNNNNNNNNNNNNNNNNNNNNNNNNNNNNNNNNNNNNNNNNNNNNNNNNNNNNNNNNNNNNNNNNNNNNNNNNNNNNNNNNNNNNNNNNNNNNNNNNNNNNNNNNNNNNNNNNNNNNNNNNNNNNNNNNNNNNNNNNNNNNNNNNNNNNNNNNNNNNNNNNNNNNNNNNNNNNNNNNNNNNNNNNNNNNNNNNNNNNNNNNNNNNNNNNNNNNNNNNNNNNNNNNNNNNNNNNNNNNNNNNNNNNNNNNNNNNNNNNNNNNNNNNNNNNNNNNNNNNNNNNNNNNNNNNNNNNNNNNNNNNNNNNNNNNNNNNNNNNNNNNNNNNNNNNNNNNNNNNNNNNNNNNNNNNNNNNNNNNNNNNNNNNNNNNNNNNNNNNNNNNNNNNNNNNNNNNNNNNNNNNNNNNNNNNNNNTCGACTTTCAAtataaatgtatacaaaactatgcaaattttgatttttttaatgaatttttgagtgtttcggtttcttatcggtttggtttcagtttcggtctgggttttgagccggtttcagtttggtttggggttcatccggttttcgatgcggttcggtttggttttggggttgcaatactccaaaccgaacggaaccaataaggcttcgattcggttcggtccgtgttgttattggtttggtccggccgattttaccggttcggtttaggaattgacacccctaccttgaggttagtacatgtttctcacgggttgagatattggcttccgtagagaacttgtttctgctttctccttttatattaggtggtaaaaaggttgctcaaatctgagtttaggtgttgaggtaaacttagatttggaacacatcctttgtaatatggtcattcatgggaagtatggtgctcacttatgagggtcaatctagtggaaccaaacagctcaaaaaattaagaattatcattctaaagaatgtcatcccaaagatttacctaaccaaacacccccttaatgAGTTCAGATATATCTCtcccttttatattttaatCAAAGGGTATAGAAACAATCTCACCCTATCATAGAGTTATTTAGTTTacgaggaaattacactccccttcCCTGGGATTTGATCTAAAATCAATCTCCTCCCCTCTACTTTGAATTCTATCACCACCCTCCCCTGAACTTTCAAGATTCTCACTTCCGTCACCTATTTGGTGAGCCCTGTTAAATGGTAGGTTAAAATAACAGATTTACCCCTTAACAGATTTCAAACACCAAATATAACAGATGAAAGGGCAATAATACCCTCATCTTTATTAATTCACCTGAAATAGCCTATTCGATTGGATTTAGGGCTTGAAAGATATTTGGGACCTGCGACCAGAGCCGAACTAAGTTTGACAACAACTACATTCATGGAGGCAGCCGCGACCTATGCTAGATAAGGGCAACAGACCAAGATCCCGCGACCTGTGCAAGGTAGTGGCAACTGACCAAGAGGCTCTTATGTCCCGTACGAGCTAGTGGCAGCCGAACAGAGGTTGCCGTAGGTAGTGGCAACTGGCAACCGAACAGAGGTCGCCGCGGGTAGTACCAACCAATCAGAAGTCGCCACGAGTATTGGCAACCGACCAGAGGCAGCCACAACCTGAGTGTGGCATTTGCTGCACACCTGAAACGATTGTTGGGATTTTTGAAACAGGTTTCTCATTTCCCCTTCTGTGTTGCTTGCTTAAGGTTTGTTAGACTGAAACAATGCCCATTCATTCCCTGTAGAACTGGTACATTCCCTGCAAACTGGTACATTTTCATTGCTCGACCAAGGTTTGCTCTATATTTCTATACttaattttccattttaattcTTATTATATTTACTTCAACTACTGACTTGGGAGTGTTGTGTAAATTTGGCAGCTTAATGTCTATATCAAGTGTTAATTGCAACAATGCTAATCTACTGAAGTATAGAAGCGTAAAATGTAGATTCAATCGAAAAGCTGCCATTAGGATCTCTGAGACGGTCGATAATCCAAGCAAACTCTTTTACACATGTCCTGATTTTAATGGTTGTAACTATTTCGAATGGTGTGATCCCATTAATATACCAACAACTGAGCCACTGGCCATAAAAATGTGAAGACTTGCATGAGGAAGTACATGGACTGCAAACTGATGTACAGGCTTTGCGAGAAGAGGTGCGGGGATTGAAAGCGATATCTCGAAGGTTGCAAGATGAATCGGGAACTAGGAATATTAGATTGGAACAAGTAGAAAGCATAGTTGGATCAATGAAGCATGTTTGTCAGTTTGTATTAGTGTTCTTTGTTGGTGTAGTTGTAGCATGTTTTATGAGCATGAAGTTATGAAAACCTTTAATACATGAGGTTCTTAATACATTTGGACAGATGTAATCTAGTTTCTCTATCAGTAATGAAATGGTTTTTCAGCTGTAAATCTTTTCTCATACCAAATCCAATTTTCAATTCAAAGTAGGAGAACAATTCCAATAgtcctctaaaaaaaaatttggtagcATTCCACTACTAAAAAGTCCATTATATATACCTgcttaaatgaaaaataaacatGCTATTGACCATAACTATGCTAGAATAACCACATCtaatttcaagttcaagtacATCCACCATCAAAATAACATCatccataaaatattaaaaagaacTTATAATCTAGAAACTTTTTCCACATCAAAATAACCATTACATCCAactaacattaaaaaaaaggagTACCATCCATAGCTAATTGTACTTAGTTAAGACCAAATCCCAAGCTCCCTTGCTATCCTCTCATGTCCTACTGTTCAATTTTTCTTACTACTTCCTGTCTTCTTTGCATTCTTCCTTGCTTTCCTTTTATCCTCTTTAGCTTTCAATTGGGCTTTAATCTTGGTCTGTACATTCTCATCAACTATGCAACTTGAAGAAGCCTGTGAAGATCTTGTTTGTATTTGAGATAAGTTGCTCTCAAGTTCACTTCCACTCATTTCATTTCTCTACACAAGCATGAAAATGAGTATTAGTACACTGTAAATAAAAGTGGTAGTGggtttttattgaaatttttttgcttaCCTTCACTTTAGAAAAAAGACTTTTTACTCAAAACTGGAGGTCCTGTGCAAGTGCAGATGTTATATCCTTCACCTTTGCATCTTTCACATCTAAGACTTGAAGACATTTTCCTAAATTCTCCGGATGGTCCTTCACTAGGTTCTTTCTTCCTAACTGTgttcggtcttcctactaaccTCTTCAAGGGTGGAGGCTGAACAATGCCCATAGGATGTTCTTCTGGTAACTCATCCAAATCAGGAAGTGGATGAATTATGTCTCTATATACTTCCAAGTATTTTTGTACACTGTATTATTCATCACAATAAGTTTTCAAgtatttccttttgttttcagtACAGGCAGCCGCATGCTTACATGGTAGACCTGTAGCATCTCGGACTTTGCATCCACAAGAACGTTTCTTCAAATTAACTACATATCTACAATTGCAATCTGTTACTTCAAACTCATCTAATCCAGATGCAAGTACCATACACCCTCTAGATTCAGTCCTTATAACAGTTAGCATCTTTTGAATCCTTGGCGTGACATTCCCCGTATAGGTACAACCCATCCGATATCTTGACTCCACC
The nucleotide sequence above comes from Macadamia integrifolia cultivar HAES 741 unplaced genomic scaffold, SCU_Mint_v3 scaffold31, whole genome shotgun sequence. Encoded proteins:
- the LOC122067743 gene encoding 40S ribosomal protein S7-like — translated: MYTFRRKIQKDKDAEPSEFEESVAQALFDLETSNGDLKSDLKDLYINSAVQMDVSGNRKAIVVHVPYRLRKAFRKIHVKLVRELEKKFSGKEVIIIATRRILRPPKKGSAVQRPRSRTLTAVHDAMLEDVVYPGEIIGKRIRYRIDGSKIIKIYLDSKERNNTEYKLETFAGVYRKLSGKDVVFEYPITTEA
- the LOC122067744 gene encoding uncharacterized protein LOC122067744 codes for the protein MSIVQPPPLKRLVGRPNTVRKKEPGEGPSGEFRKRSSGLTCERCKGEGYNICTCTGPLVQSKKSSSKVKRNEMSGSELESNLSEIQTRSSQASSSCIVDENVQTKIKAQLKAKENKRKARKNAKKTESSKKN
- the LOC122067749 gene encoding uncharacterized protein LOC122067749, which produces MRTRAVNTTATNDVAYKMNSMNKGFEKVNTASPSDFTYNMAGETPLGSNGATVVDNDVDWNEAIDDDSSIEGTDVNLDLEDEDMSFSEGEEEIGIKSGFAILRRKNEKSRVTVVYAAPRCTWRIHASPADGEITYMIKSMCKEHRCSRAKENKDIISIWIASHLATQLKADPDMKTSAMAAYFMENFQVKIPYITLYRAKKIVIGVNEESNANSFAKLPSYGEILRERNQGSLFKLQFHERKVMSDPPIFERVFVYFKACINGFLKGCRPFIGVDGCQLKGMFGGVLLSAIAIDGNRGLFPIAYAIVEYEYKDNWLFFLTNLYATLYTVIDDIPITFMSDREKAIQSTFSQCQHRWCCRHLYQNFQGTYHGVLLRRLFWSTTKASTPFMFEKEMNETKAINKDVHDWLLKNPPKMWFRHAFDFRCKSDHITNNMTESFNQWISSVKSKHILILINEIRKQLLEVVEPRYRMCCIYTGNITPRIQKMLTVIRTESRWCIVLASGLDEFEVTYCNYRSVVDLKKRSCGCKIQDATGLPCKHAAACIENKRKDLKTYCDE